The genomic interval GGTCGAGGGCCTCGCCAGCCGGCTGGGCCCCCTGGCCACGGAGCCGCTGTTGGACGTGCTCGAGCGATCGGTCGACCGCGCTGCACGGGCGCGGACCTTACAGCTGCTCCAGGCAATCGGCCACACCGTCGCGCCCGCCGCGGCCGCGCGGCTCGCCAAGGCACCCTGGTACGTGCAGCGGAACCTGCTCGCGCTGCTGCGGACCCTGCACACCTGGCCCGCCGGATTCTCGGCGGTGACCTACGCCCGTGATCCCGAGCCGCGGCTCCGGCGCGAGGCCTACAAGCTTCTCCTGGAGTTTCCCGCCCACCGAACCTCGGCGATCGTGCACGGGCTGGAGGATGCGAGCCCGGAGATCGTGACCCTGGTGCTTCGGGCGGCAGTTGAGGCCTGCCCGCCGGAAGCGCTTTGCGCCGTGGAGCGATTCACCGACGACTGGCGCCGCCCGGGGGAGCTCCGGGCCCTGGCGATCCGGGTGGTGGCTCGGCACAGCGGACCGCGGGCGGTGGAGCGGCTGCTCCAGCTCTCCGGCGCGCGGCAGCATATCTTCGGCTGGCGCCTGCAATCGAAGTCGCCGGTCATGCTGGCCACCCTGGCCGCGCTGGCGCGCTACTGGGGTGCGCATCCGCAGGTCCAAAGCATGCTCGCGGTCGCGCGGAAACACCACGATCCCGAGATCCGCGACGCCGCCACGCTGCGCTTCGCATGAGCGAGCCGGTCCGGTTCCTCACCGCGCTGTCGCACGCCCTCTCCACCCTCGGTCTGTACGGCGAGGGTCATCCAGCCGTGCGACGCGCCGCTGACGCCGCCTACCGCCAGCTTTCCGACGTTCAGCAGGGCCGGCCGTCGCTGGTCTTCACCTTCCTGCCGGAGGAGGTCCTGTTCGGGCGAGATCTGCTGCCCGAGCTCGAGCGCTGGGAGTGGAGCGCCCGCTTCGCCCAGGGCGGTATCGAGCGGCTGGAAATCACGGGTCCCGTATCGGAGCCGCAGTTCGAGCGCTTCCTGGGTCACGCAGCCGCGGTTCTCGGTCTTGCCGGCGACCCCCGGGGCGACCTGTGGCAGGACGGTCCGGAAGGGATCCGCTTCGGCCGGATCCGGATCGACGACACCGGCTGCCCGGCCGCCAGCAGCGAGCCGCTGCCGGTGGCCACGCTCGCCTACTCGCTGCGGGAAGAGCGCGATGCCGTTGGCTGGGTGCACCAGGAGGTCGGCGCGGGCAAGCCGATACCGATGCTCGAGGCCTACGGCGTCGTACGGTCGCTCTCCATGGCGATGCACGGCGGCCAGGCCATGGTGATGCCGCTGCTGCAGCTCAAGGAGTTCGATCAGTACACGACCACCCACTCGATGAACGTGTCGGTGCTCACCATGGCGCTGGGCGAGTTTCTCGGATTGGCGCCGCCGGCGGTGCGGGCGTTCGGACTGGCGGGACTGCTGCACGACCTGGGCAAGGTGCGGATTCCACGCGAGATCCTGTCCAAGCCGGGGAAGCTGACAGCCGAGGAGCGCGCAGTGGTCGAGGCCCATCCGGCGGACGGGGCTCGCATGATTCTCGAGGGCAGCGAGCCGCTCGATCTCGCGGCGGTGGTGGCGTACGAGCATCACCGGGGACATGACGGCAGCGGGTATCCGCGGGCGCACTACGAGCGCGAGGTGCACCAGGCGAGCCGGCTGGTTCACGTGTGCGACGTCTACGACGCGCTCCGCACCCGGCGGCCGTATCGCGACGCCTGGACATCTGCCGAAGCGCTGGAGTACCTGGGAAAACGCTCGGGGACCGAGTTCGATCCCGCCATGTCGTCGGCGTTCATCGAGATGATGCAACGGTGGGACGACCGGATCACCCTGGAGGAGATCGCCTAACCCGCCGCCTTCCGCCCGGCACGGACCTTGGCCGCCCGCTGTCGCGCCAGGATGTGGCTGACGATGAGATCGCCATGCCCGCGGGAGTTCTCGATGAAGAGACGGTTCGCATCGTTCCCGCTCGCGATCACCCCCGCCAGATAGCAGCCTTCCACCGGTGTCGCCATCGAGTCGCTGTGGTGCGCGGCGATCCCAGTCTCGGGATCGACCGGCACGCCGAGCCGGCGGACCAGGGAGGTATCGGCGTGATAGCCGGTCATGGCGAGGACCGCGTCGGCCGGGAGCCGCTCCATCTCGCCGGTCGCTTCGGAGACGAGCTCCACGTCCACCGGAGTGATCGCCCGGATCCGGGACCGCCAGCGCACTCCGATGCTCCCTTCCTTCACCCGGTTCACGATGTCGGGCAGCACCCACGCCTTGACCGTGCGGTCGAAGCCCTCGCCGAAGTGGACCAGTGTCACCGTCGCACCCGCCCGCCAGCATTCCAGCGCCGCATCCACGCTGCTGTTCCCCGCCCCAATCACCACCACTCGCCGGTGCCAGTAGGGATGTCCCTCGATGAAGTAGTGGGAGACGTGGGGCAGCTCCTCGCCCGGGATGCGGAGGAAGTTGGGGTTGTCGTAGTACCCGGTGGCGAACACCACCGCGTCCGTACGGTAGGAGACCCGGTCGTGGGGCCGGCGCACGTCGACCCGGAACCCGCCCTCGGGCTCCCGCGCCACGTCCACCACTTCCTCTCCCGGGCGGATATCGAGCCCGAAGTGCTCCGCGACTCGTCGGTAGTACAGCAGCCCATCGTGCCGAGTCGGCTTCTCGTGGCTGGCGATGAAGGGGATGCCACCGATCTCGATTCGCTCCGGCGTGGAGAAGAAGGTCATACTCAGCGGATAGCGCTCGATGGTCGAGACGATGGTGCGCCGGTCGAGCAGCACGCAGGACAGGTCCGCCTGCTTGGCGGCGATGCCCACCACCAGGCCGATGGGCCCGGCGCCGATGACCAGAAGCTCGGTCGGCTCGCTCATACCTCGATGATCTGATCGCGGCGGGTGCCGACGCTCACGTACCGCACCGGCACGTCGATGAGCGCCTGCAGCCGGTCCAGATACGCCCGTGCCGCCGTGGGCAGGTCGGCCAGACGCCGCGCGTCTCCGGTGGGCCGCTGCCAGCCGGGCTGTACCTCGTAGACCGGCTGCACTCGCCCGAGCGCGTCCACCTCCGCCGGCATCTCTCCGCAACTCGCCCCGTCTAGCCGGTACGCGCTGCAGATCGGGACCTCGGCGAAGGAATCCAAGACATCCAGCTTGGTGACGGCGAGCCCGGTCAACCCGTTCACCCGTGCGGCGTAGCGCACCACCGTGGCGTCAAACCAGCCGCACCGGCGGGGCCGCCCGGTGACTGCACCGAACTCGCCGCCCAGCTCCCGCAGCCGCTCGCCGAACGGCGCCTCGGCCTCGGTGGGCAGCGGGCCATTTCCCACTCGTGTGGTGTACGCCTTGACCACCCCAAGCACGCCGTCGATCGCGGTGGGTCCGATCCCGGCGCCCACGGCCGCCCCTCCGGCGGTAGTGTTGGAGGAGGTGACGAAGGGGTAGGTGCCGTGGTCGACGTCGAGCAGCGCGCCCTGGGCGCCTTCGAGCAGCACCCGGCGACCGGCGCGGACCGCGCGATGGACCACCAGGCCGGTGTCGGCGGCGAGCGGGAGTAGTCGAGGCGCCAGCCGCTCGAGCAGCGCGACGTGCTGGTCGAGTGAGGCGCGCTCGCCGCTCCCCATCATCTCCAGCAGGCGGTTGGCCCGGCCGACCCGGTCCGCCAGCATGGTGCGCGCGCATTCCAGCCGGCGCAGGTCGGTGACTCGGATGCCCCGCCGCCCGTACTTGTCCTCGTACGCCGGGCCGATGCCGCGGCCGGTGGTCCCCAGCTTCTGGCTCTTCTCGCTCGCCGCATCCAGCAGCTTGTGGTAGGGCAGCACCAGGTGGGCCCGGTCCGAGATGAAAAAGCGGCCGTTGGTGTCGATTCCTCTCGCCGCCAGCTGGTCCAGCTCGCCGAACAGGGTCTCGGGATCGAGCACTACTCCGTTGCCGACGATGCAGGAGACGCCCGGATGGAGGATGCCGGAAGGGATTTGCCGAAGGATGAATTGGGAATCGCCGATGACCACCGTGTGTCCGGCGTTGGCCCCTCCCTGGTAGCGCACCACCAGCTCGGCCCGCTCGGCCAGGACGTCGACCAGCTTGCCCTTGCCTTCGTCGCCCCACTGGGCACCGACGACCACCACGCAGGTGGTCTTCGCGTCGAACATGCGGTGTCTCCCGGTCGACCAATGAAAAGAGCCCCTCGCGGGGCTCCAGCATCCTCGGCGAAACCTATGCGCTGGAGAGGCAAACGTCAATTCGAGCCGAGCGCCCGGCCGATCCGCTCCGCGGCAGCGAGTGAGAGGTCCTCGGGCGTGTCCCGTGACGTGTGAATTCTCTGGAGGGTACGCCAGGTGAGCCGCCCGACCGTCAGTGCCGGCACGCCGGTCCGGGCCAGTGGCAGGCTGTCCACCAGAATTCCGAGCGGCAGGCGACGGCGCCGGGCATGGAGCCCGGCGGCCGCGAGGCGGGTGGCCTCCGTCTCGGCCAGTGCATCCCCCCGCGCGTCGTGGCTCACCAGGTAGAGCTGGCCCTCCTGGTCGATGGTGTCCAGGTTGATGACCGCTGACCCGCGCAGTCGATCGGAGGAGAGCCGGGCGAATACCCGGGCGCCGACCAGCCCGAACTCTTCCGCGCCGGTGATGAGCACGCCGCTTGTCGGGTCCGTCGAAGCCTCGGCGGCCGCCAGGGCCGCGAAGACGCCGCTTCCGTTATCCCGGGCGCCGCGCGAAGTCCCGCGGAGTCGTCCTCCGCCCGCCAAGGCGCCCGCCACCAGCGCCAGCAGCGCGCCCGCCGCCACCAGAGGCAGCGGCTCGGAGTGGCGGAGTCGGAGCGCCGCCAGCATGCTCAGTACGGCCACGGCCGCGCCGATCACCCAGACCGCCACCAGGCGGCCCGCCATGGAATGCCCCTGCGCCTTGGTGTCGAGATGGGCCACGATCCAGCGCCGGATGGGGACGTCGCCGCGGGTGGCGATGAGGTTGGCGTCGTCCCGGAGCACCGCGCCCAGGGTGATCCAGCCGGCGCCGATCCCAAACGAGAGCAGGGCCAGGCTGGCGAGGCCGCTCACCCAGAGGAGAAGGGCTCCCCACCGGGGAGCGCCTGGCAGACAGAGGAGCGGCAGCAGCAGCAGCGCCAGTCCGCCGAGCCCCGCGCCGAAGACGGGCAGAGCGTTGAGGCTGGACGGCGCGAAGGTGAATGGCTGGACCGAGACCCGATAGCCGAGCCCGGTGAGGTGGGTGGTGACCGCCTCCCGTGCCTGCAGTCCGGCCGCGGTGCCCGCCTCGCGAGGAAGACTCAGCACCAAAGCCATGGTCTGCTCCAGGCTCGGCATGGGCGGGTGGATCAGCCGGACGCCTGCTTCGAGCCTTTCTTGCCAGACCCGCCGCCGGTCCCGGGCAGGCCGGCGAGGGCCACCGCCGCCTTGGAGGTCTCCTGGCTGATGAGGCCGGCCTCGACCAGCTCCGCGAGATGCTGCTCGTAGGTCTGGGTCCCGAACTGCTTCTTGCCGTCGGCCATGTGGCGCCGGAGCTCGGTCGTGCGGGAGGGATAGGTCAGGCACTCCCGAACCGCGGGGGTGGTGATCAGCACCTCGACCGCCGCGACCCGGCCCTCCTTCCCCTTCTGGGGCAGGAGCTGCTGGGAGATCACCGCGCGCAACGATTCGGAGAACCGCATGCGGCCGATCTCCCGCTCCTCGGCCGGCAGCGTGGCATGCACGCGCTCGATGGTGGTGACGACATCGGGCGTCGGCAGGGACGCGATGACCAGATGGCCCCGCTCCGCCGCCTTGACCGCCGTATCGATGGTCTCCGCGTCCGCCATCTCGCCGAGGACCACCACATCGGGGTCCTGCCGGAGCGCCGCACGGAGCCCGACGGCCAGGCTGTCGGTGTCGACGCCGACCTCACGCTGGGTGATCGAGCAGCTCAGATCGCGGTGCAGGAACTCGATCGGATTCTCGATGGTGATCACGTGCTTGTGCATGGTGCTGTTGATGTGATGCATGATGGCGGCCACCGTCGAGGTCTTTCCGCTGCCGCTCACGCCGGTGACCAGCACCAGTCCCCGCTCCGAGTCGGCCACGGTCTTGAGCACCTCGGGCAGCCGGAGCGACTCGATGGTGGGCACGGCGAAGGGGATGACCCGCATCACGATCATGAACGAGGAGCGCTGGCGCAGCACGTTGACCCGGAACCGCCCGACGCCGGGCATGCCCCAGGAACAATCGAAGTCGCGCAGGCGATCGAGCTGGGCCCGGTCGTGGTCGGTGCTGATCAGCTTGAGGGCGATCGCCTTGGTCTGGTCCGGCGTCAGGCGCTGCTTGGTGAGCGGCACCAGCTTGCCGTTGATCCGCGCACGGAAGACGTCCCCGGCTTTGATGTGCAGGTCGGACGCGCCGCGCTCGACTGCCGCCTTGATGATCTTTTCCATGGGACGCCGTCAGGTCGAAAAGTGAGAGGTCCGGCAGTCGGCCGGCAGGAACCCCATCCGCTCGCGCACTTCCCGCATGGTCTCCGCGGCGATGCGCCGGGCGGCCGCCGCGCCGTCGCCCAGGATCTGGTCCACCCGTTCGGGCTGGGCCTGCAGCTCCAGCGCACGCTCCCGGATAGGCGCGAGGGTGCGGATCATGTTGTCGGCCAGGACCCGCTTGCAGTCGAGGCAGCCCCACTTGGCGCCCCGGCAGTTCTCCGCCACCAGCGCCACCGTCTCGGGCGGCGAGAAGTACTGGTGCAGGTGGTAGATGTTGCAGACCTCGGGAGTGCCCGGGTCCCGCTTCGTCACCCGCGCTGGGTCGGTCTTGGCGGGCCGGAGCTTGGCCCAGATCTCCTCCGGCGTGTCGAGCAGGCCGATGGTGTTCCCCAGGCTCTTCGACATCTTGGCCTGGCCGTCCAGCCCGACGATCCGCTTGGCCTCGGTGAGGAGCGGCTTGGGCTCGGGAAAATACTCCTCGCCCCCACCGAACTCCGCGTTCCACTTGCGGGCGATCTCCCGGGTCAGCTCCAGGTGCTGGGTCTGGTCGTCGCCTACCGGGACCAGGTCCGCGCGGTAGAGCAGGATATCCGCCGCCATGAGGATGGGATAGTTCAACACGCCGGCCGGGACACTTTCGAAGCGCTGAGCCTTATCTTTGAACTGCGTCATCCGCTCGAGCTCGCCGACCGGCGTGATGGTATTGAGCAGCCACTGCAGCTCCGAATGCTCCGGCACGTGGGACTGGACGAACAGGATGACCCGGGCGGGATCGATCCCCGACGCCAGCAGGCCGACGGCCATGTCGCGCGTTCGCTGGACCAGTGTGGCTCGATCGTACTTTCCGGTGATCGCGTGCAGGTCTACGACGCAGTAGATGCAGTCGTAGCTGAGCTGGAGGGTCACCCAATTCTGGACCGCGCCGAGCCAGTTGCCGATATGCAGCTCGCCGGACGGTTGAATCCCCGAGAATATCCGTGGCATCACCCAAGTTACCCGGTTCGGTAGAGGCCAGCAAGACAGTGTCTGCCTTGGACTTACTGCACCTTGCCACGGCGGCCGCGGGACGCGCGGCCGGATACCTGCGCTCGGTGCAGCGGCCTGCCGATCCCAGCCGCTGGAGCTTCAAGGGGAGCCGCGACTTCGTCACCGAGGTCGATCGCACCGCCGAGCAGATGATCGCGGAGACGCTGCTGGCGGCCGCGCCGGGCGCGCGGATGGTGGGCGAGGAGCTCCGGCCCGAGATCGTCACCGACGGGCTGGTCTGGATCGTCGATCCGCTCGACGGCACCACCAACTTCCTGCACGATTTTCCCAGCTACGCCGTCTCCATCGCCGCGGCGGTGGACGGGGTGCTGGAAGCGGGCGTGGTCCTGCAGGTCCCCCGCAACGAGATGTATCACGCCACACGCGGGGGCGGCGCCTGGCAGGGCGAGCGCCGCCTCTCGGTCTCCGCCATCGAGGATCCGGGGTTCGCGCTCATCGGCACCGGGTTCCCCTTCAAGGATGTCACCCGCATGGCGGAATACCAGCGGCAGTTCGCCCGGGTCGCCGCGCGCACCAGCGGCATTCGCCGGCCCGGCTCCGCCGCGCTCGATCTGGCGGACGTGGCCGCCGGGCGGTTCGACGGCTTCTGGGAGCAGCAGCTCTCCATCTGGGATATCGCCGCCGGTGTGCTGCTCATTCGCGAGGCGGGGGGCAGAGTGACCGACCCGGCCGGCCGGGACGTGGGCATCGAGCATACCGCCATCGTCGCCGGAAATCCCGCCATCCACGCCTGGCTCCTCGACGTGCTCGCCTCGGAGGACTGAATGCCACTCGACGCTCAGCGCGACCCCTCGCTGCCCGGCCCGGAGAGCCCGCTGGGCGAATGGATCGCCGCCCTGGCCCGTCCCAGCGCTGCCGCCGCCGGGGGCACCGCGGCCGCTCTGGGCGGAGCACTGGCGTCCGCGCTGTTGGGCATGGTGGCCGGGCTTACGCTGCAGCGGGAGAAGTACGCGGCCGTCCATCCGCAGGCCCAGCGCTCGCTGGACCGGACCACGGAGCTGAGCCGCGAGCTGGTCGACCTCGCCGCGCAAGACGCGGAGGCGTTCGTCCGCTTCGGTGAGGCCCTCGCGTTGCCCCGGGCCAGCGAGGCCGAGCGCGCGGCGCGGGAGATGGCCAAGCAGGCGGCGCTCCGGACCGGCACGGCCCTGCAGCTCGAGCTGCTGGGGCGACTCGCCGAGATCGCGGAGCTGGCCTCGGCGATGGCGGACGGGGGACTCGCCAGCGCGGTGGGCGATGCGGCAACGGCCAGCTTCCTGGCGGCCGGCGCGGCCAGGAGCGCCTACTGGGCCATCCGCAGCAATGTCCAGGGCGCGCCGAGCGCGAAGGCGACGCTGGAGCGGGCGCTGGCGCTGCTGGAGCGGGTCGAGGCGACGGAGTGGCGGGTGCGACAGTTGCTGAACGAGCGGGTGGTCTGACCCTCAGCTCGTGGTCAGGATCCTGGTGCCGTTCGCCGTGATGGCGACGGTGTGCTCGAAGTGCGCGGAAAGCGTCCCGTCGGCAGTCACGACGGTCCACTTGTCCGCCAGCGTCCTGGTGGCCGGGCTCCCGATGGTGATCATCGGCTCGATGGCGAGGGTCATCCCTTCCAGCAGGCGCGGCCCCCGTTTGGGGCTGCCGTAATTGGGGATCTGGGGCTCCTCGTGGAACCGGGTCCCGATCCCGTGCCCTACCAGCTCGCGCACCACGCCGTATCCCGCCCCTTCCGCCACGGTCTGCACCGCGTGCCCGATGTCGCCCACGTGGTTCCCCACTCTCGCCTGGGCGATGCCCGCGACCAGACATTCCTGCGTCACCGCGAGCAGGCGCATCGCCTCCGGGGTGACCTTCCCGACGGGCAAGGTCGTGGCCGAGTCGGCGTGCAGACCCTCGAACTGCACCCCGACGTCCACGCTCACCAGGCTCCCCTCCTTGAGCACCCGCTTGGGTGAGGGGATGCCGTGCACGATCTCCTGGTCGATCGAAGTGCAGAGCGTCTTGGGGAACCCATAGAGCCCCTTGAACGAGGGCGTTGCTCCCTCGTGGCTCCGGATGAACGACTCGGCCGCCACGTCGAGATCTTCGGTCGTCATCCCGGGCCGGAGGATCTTCCGCATCAGCGCCAGGGTGCCCGCCACGATCCCGCCGGCGTGCGCCATGACCTCGATCTCCTTGGGGGACTTGAGGGTGATCACACTACCGTCCCAGCGCCTTCCGCACCCGTCCGGCGATCTCCTCGACCGAGCCGACCGCGGGCACCCGTTTGACACCGTTCCGGGCCTCGTACCAGGCGAGCACCGGGGCGGTCTGCTCCCGGTACGCTCGAAGCCGGATGCCGACGGCGGCCGGATCGT from Gemmatimonadales bacterium carries:
- a CDS encoding HD domain-containing phosphohydrolase; translation: MSEPVRFLTALSHALSTLGLYGEGHPAVRRAADAAYRQLSDVQQGRPSLVFTFLPEEVLFGRDLLPELERWEWSARFAQGGIERLEITGPVSEPQFERFLGHAAAVLGLAGDPRGDLWQDGPEGIRFGRIRIDDTGCPAASSEPLPVATLAYSLREERDAVGWVHQEVGAGKPIPMLEAYGVVRSLSMAMHGGQAMVMPLLQLKEFDQYTTTHSMNVSVLTMALGEFLGLAPPAVRAFGLAGLLHDLGKVRIPREILSKPGKLTAEERAVVEAHPADGARMILEGSEPLDLAAVVAYEHHRGHDGSGYPRAHYEREVHQASRLVHVCDVYDALRTRRPYRDAWTSAEALEYLGKRSGTEFDPAMSSAFIEMMQRWDDRITLEEIA
- a CDS encoding adenylosuccinate synthase, which produces MFDAKTTCVVVVGAQWGDEGKGKLVDVLAERAELVVRYQGGANAGHTVVIGDSQFILRQIPSGILHPGVSCIVGNGVVLDPETLFGELDQLAARGIDTNGRFFISDRAHLVLPYHKLLDAASEKSQKLGTTGRGIGPAYEDKYGRRGIRVTDLRRLECARTMLADRVGRANRLLEMMGSGERASLDQHVALLERLAPRLLPLAADTGLVVHRAVRAGRRVLLEGAQGALLDVDHGTYPFVTSSNTTAGGAAVGAGIGPTAIDGVLGVVKAYTTRVGNGPLPTEAEAPFGERLRELGGEFGAVTGRPRRCGWFDATVVRYAARVNGLTGLAVTKLDVLDSFAEVPICSAYRLDGASCGEMPAEVDALGRVQPVYEVQPGWQRPTGDARRLADLPTAARAYLDRLQALIDVPVRYVSVGTRRDQIIEV
- a CDS encoding inositol monophosphatase family protein; translated protein: MDLLHLATAAAGRAAGYLRSVQRPADPSRWSFKGSRDFVTEVDRTAEQMIAETLLAAAPGARMVGEELRPEIVTDGLVWIVDPLDGTTNFLHDFPSYAVSIAAAVDGVLEAGVVLQVPRNEMYHATRGGGAWQGERRLSVSAIEDPGFALIGTGFPFKDVTRMAEYQRQFARVAARTSGIRRPGSAALDLADVAAGRFDGFWEQQLSIWDIAAGVLLIREAGGRVTDPAGRDVGIEHTAIVAGNPAIHAWLLDVLASED
- a CDS encoding M28 family peptidase — its product is MPSLEQTMALVLSLPREAGTAAGLQAREAVTTHLTGLGYRVSVQPFTFAPSSLNALPVFGAGLGGLALLLLPLLCLPGAPRWGALLLWVSGLASLALLSFGIGAGWITLGAVLRDDANLIATRGDVPIRRWIVAHLDTKAQGHSMAGRLVAVWVIGAAVAVLSMLAALRLRHSEPLPLVAAGALLALVAGALAGGGRLRGTSRGARDNGSGVFAALAAAEASTDPTSGVLITGAEEFGLVGARVFARLSSDRLRGSAVINLDTIDQEGQLYLVSHDARGDALAETEATRLAAAGLHARRRRLPLGILVDSLPLARTGVPALTVGRLTWRTLQRIHTSRDTPEDLSLAAAERIGRALGSN
- the trpS gene encoding tryptophan--tRNA ligase, producing the protein MPRIFSGIQPSGELHIGNWLGAVQNWVTLQLSYDCIYCVVDLHAITGKYDRATLVQRTRDMAVGLLASGIDPARVILFVQSHVPEHSELQWLLNTITPVGELERMTQFKDKAQRFESVPAGVLNYPILMAADILLYRADLVPVGDDQTQHLELTREIARKWNAEFGGGEEYFPEPKPLLTEAKRIVGLDGQAKMSKSLGNTIGLLDTPEEIWAKLRPAKTDPARVTKRDPGTPEVCNIYHLHQYFSPPETVALVAENCRGAKWGCLDCKRVLADNMIRTLAPIRERALELQAQPERVDQILGDGAAAARRIAAETMREVRERMGFLPADCRTSHFST
- a CDS encoding YpdA family putative bacillithiol disulfide reductase, which codes for MSEPTELLVIGAGPIGLVVGIAAKQADLSCVLLDRRTIVSTIERYPLSMTFFSTPERIEIGGIPFIASHEKPTRHDGLLYYRRVAEHFGLDIRPGEEVVDVAREPEGGFRVDVRRPHDRVSYRTDAVVFATGYYDNPNFLRIPGEELPHVSHYFIEGHPYWHRRVVVIGAGNSSVDAALECWRAGATVTLVHFGEGFDRTVKAWVLPDIVNRVKEGSIGVRWRSRIRAITPVDVELVSEATGEMERLPADAVLAMTGYHADTSLVRRLGVPVDPETGIAAHHSDSMATPVEGCYLAGVIASGNDANRLFIENSRGHGDLIVSHILARQRAAKVRAGRKAAG
- a CDS encoding PilT/PilU family type 4a pilus ATPase, which encodes MEKIIKAAVERGASDLHIKAGDVFRARINGKLVPLTKQRLTPDQTKAIALKLISTDHDRAQLDRLRDFDCSWGMPGVGRFRVNVLRQRSSFMIVMRVIPFAVPTIESLRLPEVLKTVADSERGLVLVTGVSGSGKTSTVAAIMHHINSTMHKHVITIENPIEFLHRDLSCSITQREVGVDTDSLAVGLRAALRQDPDVVVLGEMADAETIDTAVKAAERGHLVIASLPTPDVVTTIERVHATLPAEEREIGRMRFSESLRAVISQQLLPQKGKEGRVAAVEVLITTPAVRECLTYPSRTTELRRHMADGKKQFGTQTYEQHLAELVEAGLISQETSKAAVALAGLPGTGGGSGKKGSKQASG
- a CDS encoding cyclodeaminase/cyclohydrolase family protein — translated: MPLDAQRDPSLPGPESPLGEWIAALARPSAAAAGGTAAALGGALASALLGMVAGLTLQREKYAAVHPQAQRSLDRTTELSRELVDLAAQDAEAFVRFGEALALPRASEAERAAREMAKQAALRTGTALQLELLGRLAEIAELASAMADGGLASAVGDAATASFLAAGAARSAYWAIRSNVQGAPSAKATLERALALLERVEATEWRVRQLLNERVV
- the map gene encoding type I methionyl aminopeptidase — translated: MITLKSPKEIEVMAHAGGIVAGTLALMRKILRPGMTTEDLDVAAESFIRSHEGATPSFKGLYGFPKTLCTSIDQEIVHGIPSPKRVLKEGSLVSVDVGVQFEGLHADSATTLPVGKVTPEAMRLLAVTQECLVAGIAQARVGNHVGDIGHAVQTVAEGAGYGVVRELVGHGIGTRFHEEPQIPNYGSPKRGPRLLEGMTLAIEPMITIGSPATRTLADKWTVVTADGTLSAHFEHTVAITANGTRILTTS